The following coding sequences lie in one Apium graveolens cultivar Ventura chromosome 3, ASM990537v1, whole genome shotgun sequence genomic window:
- the LOC141712302 gene encoding protein BYPASS1-LIKE-like has protein sequence MPVTDLQGSSASHTNRWVHSMGSTYGSGIEEQELETFQMHVADFLADLSSVSSGEFLSLSWIQKLLDVFLVCQEEFRALLLSNKEYLKLSPMDRLVNEYFDRSVKALDVCNAIRDGIEQIRQWQMQLEIVLCALDNQKSLGEGHFRRAKKALIDLAIGMLDEKESNSVVGQRNRSFGRGSVNREKRSMENHRSLSWSVSQSWSAARQLQTIGNNITAPKPNEILATSGLAVAVYTMNYVLYFVMWALVAAIPCQDRGLQTHFHVTRQFIWAGPILALHEKILEESKKRERRNANGLLREIYQIEKCARHMNELIDSLNFPVNEAKEDEVKQRVKEVRVVHEEIKKFLNPMERQVREVFHRIVRSRTDGLYSMGRTSTS, from the coding sequence ATGCCAGTTACAGATTTACAAGGCTCATCAGCTTCTCATACCAACAGGTGGGTCCATTCAATGGGGTCCACATATGGGTCTGGAATTGAAGAACAAGAACTTGAAACTTTTCAGATGCATGTGGCTGATTTTCTAGCAGATTTGTCATCTGTTAGTTCAGGTGAATTTTTGTCACTTTCTTGGATTCAGAAGCTTCTAGATGTTTTTCTTGTTTGCCAAGAAGAATTTAGGGCTTTATTGTTGAGTAACAAAGAATATTTAAAATTGTCGCCTATGGATCGATTGGTTAATGAATATTTTGATAGGAGTGTGAAGGCTTTAGATGTATGTAATGCTATTCGTGATGGTATTGAGCAAATTAGGCAATGGCAAATGCAATTGGAGATCGTGTTGTGTGCTTTAGATAATCAAAAGAGTCTTGGAGAAGGTCATTTTCGTCGTGCTAAGAAGGCTTTGATTGATTTAGCAATTGGAATGCTTGATGAGAAAGAGTCTAATTCGGTTGTTGGTCAAAGAAACCGGTCTTTTGGGCGTGGTAGTGTTAACAGGGAGAAAAGGTCTATGGAGAACCATCGATCGTTGTCGTGGAGTGTTTCGCAGTCTTGGTCAGCTGCTAGGCAGTTACAAACTATTGGTAATAATATTACTGCTCCTAAGCCTAATGAGATTTTGGCTACTAGTGGACTAGCTGTTGCTGTTTATACCATGAATTATGTGTTGTATTTTGTGATGTGGGCTCTTGTGGCAGCGATACCTTGTCAGGATCGAGGTTTACAGACTCATTTTCATGTCACTAGGCAGTTCATCTGGGCTGGTCCAATCCTTGCACTTCATGagaagattctggaagaatcaAAGAAGAGGGAGAGAAGAAATGCCAATGGATTGTTGAGGGAAATTTATCAGATTGAGAAATGTGCGCGTCATATGAATGAACTGATAGATTCACTTAACTTTCCCGTGAATGAGGCTAAAGAGGATGAAGTGAAACAGAGGGTGAAGGAGGTCCGAGTGGTTCATGAAGAAATAAAGAAATTTTTGAACCCCATGGAAAGGCAGGTGAGAGAAGTGTTCCACAGGATTGTTCGGAGTAGAACTGATGGACTCTATTCCATGGGAAGAACAAGCACATCATAA
- the LOC141712300 gene encoding tubby-like F-box protein 8 has translation MSFRSIVRDVRDGFGSLSRRGFEVRLPGHPHRGKSHGAVHELFDVPVVIQDSSWANLPPELLSDVIKRLEASESTWPARKHVVACAAVCKSWREMCKEIVINPEVSGKLTFPVSLKQPGTRDGTIQCFIKRDKANLTYRLFLCLSPALLVENGKFLLSAKRTRRTTCTEYVISMDADNISKSSSTYIGKLRSNFLGTKFIIYDTQPPYNGAHISPPGHSSRRFYSKKVSPKVPTGSFNIGQVTYELNVLGTRGPRRMHCVMHSIPNSALESGGSVPGQPELFPRSLENSFRSISFSKSIFNSTEFSSSRFSDIVGPCGEGEEVKERPLVLRNKPPRWHEQLQCWCLNFRGRVTVASVKNFQLIAATQPPAGAPTPSQLAQPAQPDHDKVILQFGKVGKDMFTMDYKYPLSAFQAFAICLSSFDTKLACE, from the exons ATGTCATTTCGCAGTATAGTACGTGATGTAAGAGATGGTTTTGGAAGTTTATCGAGAAGGGGTTTTGAGGTGAGACTACCTGGTCATCCTCACAGGGGAAAATCTCACGGAGCTGTTCATGAGTTGTTTGACGTACCTGTAGTCATCCAGGACAGTAGTTGGGCTAATCTTCCACCTGAGTTACTGAGTGATGTGATCAAGCGGTTGGAGGCAAGTGAGAGTACATGGCCTGCTCGAAAGCATGTTGTTGCTTGTGCTGCTGTGTGCAAGTCATGGAGGGAAATGTGCAAAGAAATTGTTATAAATCCAGAAGTTTCAGGAAAGCTTACTTTCCCAGTCTCTCTGAAACAG CCAGGAACTCGGGATGGCACTATACAGTGTTTTATCAAGAGAGACAAAGCTAATTTGACTTACCGTCTGTTTCTTTGTCTCAGTCCTG CCTTGCTTGTAGAAAATGGGAAGTTTCTTCTATCTGCAAAACGAACTAGAAGAACTACCTGTACAGAGTATGTAATCTCAATGGATGCAGATAACATATCAAAATCAAGCAGCACCTACATTGGAAAACTGAG aTCTAATTTCCTTGGTACAAAATTCATAATTTATGACACACAACCTCCATATAATGGTGCTCATATATCTCCACCTGGTCATTCAAGCCGTCGATTCTACTCGAAAAAGGTTTCTCCAAAAGTCCCGACTGGGAGTTTCAATATAGGCCAAGTCACATATGAGCTAAACGTTCTAGGTACCAGAGGCCCACGCAGGATGCACTGTGTTATGCACTCAATTCCAAACTCTGCTCTAGAGTCGGGTGGGTCTGTACCAGGCCAGCCAGAGCTCTTCCCTCGTTCCCTCGAGAACTCTTTTAGGAGCATATCCTTCTCAAAATCAATCTTTAACTCAACTGAGTTCAGCAGCTCTCGGTTCTCCGACATTGTTGGTCCATGCGGGGAAGGAGAAGAGGTAAAAGAAAGACCATTGGTCCTTAGGAACAAACCGCCTCGTTGGCATGAACAATTGCAGTGCTGGTGCCTTAATTTCCGTGGAAGAGTAACCGTTGCATCAGTTAAGAATTTTCAACTGATTGCTGCTACACAGCCTCCTGCTGGTGCACCAACACCATCACAACTAGCACAACCGGCACAACCTGATCATGATAAGGTCATACTGCAGTTTGGAAAGGTTGGAAAAGATATGTTTACGATGGATTATAAGTATCCTCTTTCTGCATTTCAGGCCTTTGCTATATGCCTGAGTAGCTTTGACACAAAATTGGCTTGTGAATAG
- the LOC141712301 gene encoding G-type lectin S-receptor-like serine/threonine-protein kinase At4g27290 — translation MTGTIILLFFSFTFLTTCNALDNINANQTLRDGETIVSEHGEFEMGFFSTHGLPQNRYFGIWYNKISNGTVVWVANRDHPVTNTSGVVTVTSKGILVLVNGTVIWSSNSSRSVNNPIAQLLDTGNLVFRDKNDDGTENIVWQSFDHPVDNFLPGMKLGIDFVTGLQRYLSSWKSVDDPSSGNFVYRFDPNGYPQFLLWSGPNLSYRSGPWVGDRFSGIPNVEQNEIYTVQYVISEKEIFYMFEVTNTSESAIARTILTPEGRLQRQTWNKETQQWTIYLSLQVNDCDSYGLCGGNGVCNINKAPKCECMQWFHPNFPGAWSAADWSGGCARNTQLDCKNGDGFVKVSGVKLPDTRLSWYNMNMSLLECERRCLNNCSCTAYSNADHRGGGSGCLLWFGDLTDMRGYTDDGQDLFIRLAASELDENKHSSTSLVVVIIIPVLTAMTVILVMLLLYAFRKRKRERKGIMGVRSNGHATEGINKDELELPLFTFLQISKATNGFSFSNKLGEGGFGLVYKGMLDQGQEIAVKRLSNTSRQGIDEFMNEVSCIAKLQHRNLVKLLGCCVEEEERMLIYEYMPSRDLDSFFFDKELCKSFHWQKRYNVINGIARGLLYLHQDSRLRIIHRDLKLSNILLDYEMNPKISDFGMARIFGETETEASTTRVVGTYGYMPPEYAIEGVFSTKSDVYSFGVLVLEIVSGERNRSFEHPDHNHNLLGHVWRSYNKGNHLGIVENLIMESYNRYEVFRVIHIALLCVQQYPEDRPSMASVVLMLSSKTELDIPKEPGFYSERNPHQTHSSASTRESETSNQLSITYLAPR, via the exons ATGACGGGCACTATCATTCTTTTGTTCTTTTCATTCACATTCTTGACAACTTGTAATGCACTAGACAATATAAACGCAAATCAGACTTTAAGAGATGGAGAAACCATTGTTTCAGAACATGGAGAGTTCGAAATGGGATTTTTCAGCACTCATGGTCTTCCACAAAATCGATATTTTGGTATATGGTACAACAAAATATCCAACGGGACAGTTGTTTGGGTGGCTAATAGAGATCATCCAGTTACAAACACTTCCGGGGTTGTAACCGTGACTAGCAAAGGGATACTTGTACTTGTCAACGGAACGGTGATATGGTCATCAAATTCATCAAGATCAGTTAACAATCCTATAGCGCAGCTACTAGATACAGGAAATCTTGTTTTCCGGGATAAAAATGATGATGGGACTGAAAACATCGTATGGCAAAGCTTTGATCATCCTGTTGATAATTTTCTGCCAGGGATGAAGTTAGGAATAGACTTTGTCACGGGCTTGCAGAGGTATCTTTCTTCATGGAAAAGCGTTGATGATCCATCTTCAGGTAATTTTGTGTACCGGTTTGATCCTAATGGTTACCCACAATTCTTGCTGTGGAGTGGTCCAAACCTTTCATACAGGTCAGGACCATGGGTTGGTGATAGATTTAGTGGCATTCCCAATGTAGAACAAAATGAAATATATACAGTTCAGTATGTTATATCGGAGAAGGAGATTTTTTATATGTTTGAGGTCACCAATACTTCTGAATCTGCTATTGCAAGAACCATACTGACTCCAGAGGGTCGTTTACAACGCCAGACATGGAACAAAGAAACACAGCAGTGGACAATTTATCTGTCTCTCCAGGTAAATGATTGCGATAGTTATGGATTGTGCGGTGGAAATGGTGTTTGTAACATTAATAAAGCACCTAAATGTGAATGTATGCAATGGTTTCATCCCAATTTTCCTGGAGCCTGGTCAGCAGCAGATTGGTCTGGCGGGTGTGCTCGAAATACTCAACTAGATTGTAAGAATGGGGATGGTTTTGTGAAGGTTTCGGGTGTGAAACTGCCAGATACACGACTCTCATGGTATAACATGAATATGAGCCTGCTTGAATGTGAACGGAGATGCTTGAACAACTGCTCTTGTACGGCATATTCGAATGCAGATCACAGAGGAGGTGGAAGTGGATGCTTGTTGTGGTTTGGTGATCTTACTGATATGAGAGGTTACACAGATGATGGACAAGATCTGTTTATACGATTGGCTGCCTCCGAATTAG ATGAAAACAAACACTCTAGTACAAGTCTGGTGGTAGTCATTATAATCCCAGTATTAACAGCAATGACAGTGATACTTGTCATGTTACTTTTGTATGCATTCAGGAAGAGAAAGCGGGAAAGAAAAG GAATTATGGGAGTTCGATCCAATGGTCATGCAACTGAAGGAATTAACAAGGACGAGTTGGAACTACCTTTATTTACCTTCTTGCAAATTTCTAAAGCCACCAATGGTTTCTCGTTCAGCAATAAGCTTGGAGAGGGCGGCTTTGGACTTGTTTACAAG GGCATGTTGGACCAGGGTCAAGAGATAGCTGTGAAGAGGCTATCGAACACTTCAAGACAAGGAATAGATGAATTTATGAACGAAGTTTCATGCATTGCTAAGCTTCAACATCGGAATCTTGTGAAGCTTCTCGGGTGCTGTGTtgaagaagaggaaagaatgCTGATCTATGAATATATGCCCAGTAGAGATTTAGATTCCTTCTTTTTTG ATAAAGAACTCTGCAAGTCATTTCACTGGCAAAAGCGCTACAACGTTATAAATGGCATTGCTAGGGGACTACTCTACCTCCATCAGGATTCCAGGTTAAGAATCATTCACAGAGACCTCAAATTGAGTAATATTTTACTAGATTACGAGATGAACCCAAAAATTTCAGATTTTGGCATGGCTAGAATTTTTGGAGAAACTGAAACTGAAGCAAGCACAACAAGAGTAGTGGGAACCTA CGGTTACATGCCCCCGGAATATGCCATTGAAGGTGTATTTTCAACTAAATCTGATGTTTATAGCTTTGGCGTACTGGTGCTAGAGATAGTAAGTGGGGAGAGAAACAGAAGTTTTGAACATCCAGATCACAATCATAATCTTCTTGGACAT GTTTGGAGAAGCTATAATAAAGGCAATCATCTGGGAATAGTTGAGAATCTGATCATGGAATCTTATAATCGATATGAAGTGTTTCGAGTTATCCATATTGCTTTGTTGTGTGTGCAACAATATCCAGAAGATAGACCAAGCATGGCATCAGTGGTTTTGATGCTCAGTAGTAAAACTGAATTGGATATTCCGAAAGAGCCTGGGTTTTACTCCGAGAGAAATCCACATCAAACTCATTCTTCAGCAAGCACTCGTGAATCCGAAACATCTAATCAACTTAGTATCACATATCTGGCACCAAGATAG